One segment of Candidatus Fermentibacter sp. DNA contains the following:
- a CDS encoding lactate racemase domain-containing protein, with translation MAGSAWEPFRHADPGRRVTVVVNDATRPAVAHALLEPVADLLEGRVRIIVATGTHEDVPGTMKDLLLGGVFPGAGWTCNSRGGGERVRLGRTSSGTEARVHPWLVEADTVILAGSVEPHYFAGFTGGRKAVLPGCAAFESIEANHSLACLEGSAPAVLEGNPVHADMAEAAEMLERLVPVVMAGAVVRGNRGLHIAVGSLAEAFASCVGSARDHLCVGMAHPVERIVLKPGGGLETNLYQSMKAVYNFEAAVAEGGAVLLDSDCRGGLGAAHMDEVLRASMEPGALEGAGRRYFLGWHSVSRLARIRKRASIALRSGLEPELVRSLGFEPVRDAVEWAGGCAVVIPDAGSTAPVLPGPGAPGSDGA, from the coding sequence ATGGCCGGTTCGGCCTGGGAGCCGTTCCGCCATGCCGATCCCGGCCGGCGGGTGACCGTAGTCGTGAACGACGCCACGAGGCCGGCCGTTGCGCACGCGCTCCTGGAGCCCGTGGCGGACCTGCTCGAGGGGCGGGTGAGGATCATCGTCGCCACCGGCACCCACGAGGATGTTCCGGGGACGATGAAGGACCTGCTCCTCGGAGGGGTCTTCCCAGGAGCCGGCTGGACGTGCAACAGCCGCGGCGGAGGGGAGAGGGTGCGCCTGGGGAGGACATCCTCCGGAACCGAGGCGAGAGTGCATCCCTGGCTCGTGGAGGCGGATACGGTGATCCTCGCCGGCTCGGTCGAGCCGCACTACTTCGCGGGCTTCACCGGGGGCCGGAAGGCCGTGCTGCCCGGTTGCGCGGCATTCGAGTCCATCGAGGCGAACCATTCTCTTGCCTGCCTCGAGGGATCGGCCCCCGCCGTCCTGGAGGGCAACCCGGTGCACGCCGACATGGCCGAGGCCGCGGAGATGCTGGAGAGACTCGTGCCCGTTGTCATGGCCGGCGCCGTGGTCCGCGGGAACCGGGGCCTGCACATCGCGGTCGGAAGCCTGGCGGAGGCCTTCGCCTCGTGCGTCGGATCGGCCCGCGATCATCTCTGCGTCGGGATGGCGCACCCGGTCGAAAGGATCGTGCTGAAACCCGGGGGAGGTCTCGAGACTAACCTCTACCAGTCGATGAAGGCGGTCTACAACTTCGAGGCGGCCGTCGCCGAGGGCGGGGCCGTCCTGCTCGACAGCGACTGCCGCGGGGGGCTCGGCGCCGCGCACATGGACGAGGTCCTGAGGGCATCCATGGAGCCGGGCGCCCTCGAGGGTGCCGGGAGGCGGTATTTCCTGGGCTGGCATTCCGTGTCCAGGCTGGCGAGGATCCGGAAGAGGGCCTCGATCGCACTCAGGTCGGGCCTGGAGCCGGAACTCGTTCGCAGCCTGGGTTTCGAACCCGTAAGGGATGCCGTGGAATGGGCCGGAGGATGTGCAGTTGTCATTCCCGACGCCGGGAGCACTGCGCCGGTCCTCCCCGGCCCGGGTGCGCCCGGATCGGATGGAGCATGA